In one window of Hevea brasiliensis isolate MT/VB/25A 57/8 chromosome 10, ASM3005281v1, whole genome shotgun sequence DNA:
- the LOC110670288 gene encoding receptor-like kinase TMK4, protein MLHPFFSLSFLSLLFSTTIADDSIAMSKLATALDLSVPKSWATDNNAEYCNWNGVRCDASNRVVEIMLSNENLYGTLPSELSTLSHLQILYLQQNHLSGPLLSLANLSLLQELRLEDNSFSFIPQGFFQGLTSLTDFRISQNTNLDPWTIPVHFAESGSLIIFEATQANIEGTIPDMFASLPGLQNLDLAYNNLTGTLPASFANSAIQNLRLNYQQMGLSGTIDVLSSMTRLNQVWLMGNQFTGSIPDFSKCEFLFDLQLRENKFTGIVPASLITLPRLLNVSLSNNKLQGPVPKFPSHISLHSDANNFCVATPGVPCNPQVKTMLEIAGAVGYQEILSDSWRGNDPCSNWEFVTCEEQNISTINFGKQHFSGTISPAFVNLTALTNLYLNDNNLTGSIPDSLTKLTQLKVLDVSNNNLYGKIPAFSSSVKLIARPGNPSLGIDTGSGGNSTRKGSRGNWGPRNPSLGIDTGSGGNSTGKGSRGNWVLPSVISGAFIAVISFIAFGLLVLFKYNGVSRKVNHQENMTAQAKQKNCHVIGGHADFSMQLIRQVTDNFSENNILGKGGFGVVYKGELHEGTKIAVKRMKAPTMANTKGMNEFQAEIAVLSKVRHRHLVSLLGYCVHGIEGFLVYEYMPRGTLAQHLFEWRERGYPPLTWKQRVSIALDVARGVEYLHSLAQQSLSFIHRDLKPSNILLGDDMRAKVSDFGLVKNASDGKNSLETRVAGTFGYLAPEYAKTGKVTRKVDVYAFGAILMEMITGRKAIDDTMEEEGWMHMHLVTWFREVLINKENISNAIDQAINPDEETLGSICVVAELAGHCTTPNRDQRPDMGHAVYVLAPLVEPWKPASQEEEDQHTFEVPQCIS, encoded by the exons ATGCTTCACCCATTCTTTTCTCTGTCATTCCTGTCTCTCCTTTTTTCTACTACCATAGCAGATGACTCCATCGCCATGTCAAAGCTAGCCACTGCCCTCGACCTCAGCGTCCCCAAGAGCTGGGCCACCGATAACAACGCTGAATACTGCAACTGGAATGGGGTCCGATGCGACGCCTCCAACCGCGTCGTAGAAATCATGCTTTCCAATGAAAACCTCTATGGCACCCTCCCATCTGAACTCTCTACCCTCTCGCACCTCCAAATACTCTATCTCCAGCAGAACCATCTTTCCGGTCCTCTCCTTTCTCTCGCCAATCTAAGCTTGCTCCAAGAACTACGTCTTGAAGATAACAGCTTTAGTTTTATCCCTCAAGGCTTCTTTCAAGGGCTTACCAGCTTGACTGACTTTCGCATAAGCCAGAATACAAATTTAGATCCTTGGACTATCCCTGTTCATTTTGCTGAATCTGGAAGTCTAATAATTTTCGAGGCAACTCAAGCTAACATTGAGGGGACTATACCTGACATGTTTGCCTCGCTTCCAGGATTGCAGAATCTGGACCTAGCTTACAACAATTTGACAGGAACTTTGCCTGCATCATTTGCAAATTCAGCAATCCAGAACTTGAGACTCAACTACCAGCAGATGGGGTTGTCAGGTACCATTGATGTTCTATCGTCGATGACACGGTTAAATCAGGTTTGGCTCATGGGGAATCAGTTTACTGGCTCAATTCCAGATTTCTCAAAATGCGAGTTTTTGTTCGATTTACAGCTAAGAGAAAACAAGTTTACAGGGATTGTGCCAGCCTCCTTGATAACACTTCCTCGTTTGCTAAATGTTTCTTTATCAAACAACAAACTGCAAGGTCCTGTCCCCAAGTTTCCAAGCCATATTTCGTTACATAGCGATGCTAATAATTTTTGTGTGGCAACTCCTGGTGTTCCTTGTAATCCACAGGTGAAAACAATGCTGGAAATTGCAGGTGCTGTGGGATATCAGGAGATACTGTCCGATTCTTGGCGAGGAAATGACCCTTGCAGTAATTGGGAATTCGTTACCTGCGAGGAACAGAATATTAGCACCATCAACTTTGGAAAGCAACATTTTTCAGGAACTATATCTCCAGCATTTGTCAATCTTACAGCTTTGACGAATTTGTATCTGAACGATAATAATTTGACAGGTTCCATTCCTGATAGCTTGACAAAATTGACTCAACTCAAGGTTCTTGATGTCTCCAATAACAATCTTTATGGGAAAATCCCAGCCTTTTCATCTTCAGTGAAGTTGATTGCAAGGCCAGGGAATCCCTCCCTTGGGATAGACACAGGTTCAGGTGGGAATTCTACTCGAAAAGGAAGTAGAGGTAATTGGGGGCCACGGAATCCCTCCCTTGGGATAGACACAGGTTCAGGTGGGAATTCTACTGGAAAAGGAAGTAGAGGTAATTGGGTATTGCCATCTGTAATTTCTGGTGCTTTTATTGCTGTTATCTCCTTCATTGCTTTTGGTTTGTTGGTGCTGTTCAAGTATAATGGGGTGTCAAGGAAAGTGAACCATCAGGAGAATATGACTGCACAAGCCAAGCAAAAGAATTGTCATGTTATTGGGGGACATGCTGATTTTTCGATGCAACTTATTCGACAAGTGACCGATAATTTTAGTGAGAACAATATTTTGGGTAAGGGAGGTTTTGGTGTGGTTTATAAAGGTGAATTGCACGAAGGAACTAAAATTGCTGTGAAGAGAATGAAAGCTCCAACAATGGCTAACACGAAAGGAATGAATGAGTTTCAAGCTGAGATAGCAGTGCTTTCAAAAGTAAGGCACAGGCACTTGGTTTCTCTTTTGGGTTACTGTGTACATGGCATTGAGGGTTTCTTGGTCTATGAGTACATGCCTCGGGGGACTCTGGCACAACATTTGTTTGAATGGCGTGAACGCGGATACCCTCCTCTTACCTGGAAGCAGAGGGTCAGCATTGCACTGGATGTGGCGCGAGGAGTGGAATACCTGCACAGTTTAGCTCAACAGAGTCTAAGTTTCATTCATAGAGATCTGAAGCCTTCAAATATACTTCTTGGGGATGATATGAGGGCTAAGGTCTCTGACTTCGGTTTGGTTAAAAATGCATCAGATGGAAAGAATTCTTTGGAGACAAGAGTGGCAGGAACATTTGGCTATCTTGCACCTGAATATGCTA AAACTGGAAAAGTGACAAGGAAGGTGGATGTTTATGCATTTGGAGCAATTTTGATGGAGATGATTACAGGTAGAAAAGCAATAGATGACACAATGGAAGAGGAAGGGTGGATGCATATGCATTTGGTGACATGGTTCCGCGAGGTCCTGATAAACAAGGAGAACATCTCAAATGCAATTGACCAAGCCATCAATCCAGACGAGGAGACCTTAGGGAGCATTTGCGTAGTGGCTGAATTAGCAGGGCATTGCACCACCCCTAACCGCGACCAAAGACCAGACATGGGCCATGCAGTCTATGTCTTGGCACCTCTTGTAGAACCGTGGAAACCTGCCAGCCAGGAAGAAGAGGATCAACACACTTTTGAAGTTCCACAATGTATCTCTTGA
- the LOC110670350 gene encoding alcohol dehydrogenase class-3, with the protein MATQGQVITCKAAVAWEPTKPLVIEDVQVAPPQAGEVRVQILFTALCHTDAYTWSGKDPEGLFPCILGHEAAGIVESVGEGVTEVQPGDHVIPCYQAECRECKFCRSGKTNLCGKVRAATGVGIMMNDRKSRFSINGKPIYHFMGTSTFSQYTVVHDVSVAKIDPQAPLEKVCLLGCGVPTGLGAVWNAAKVEAGSIVAIFGLGTVGLAVAEGAKVAGASRIIGIDIDSKKFDRAKNFGVTEFVNPKDHDKPIQQVIIDLTDGGVDYSFECIGNVSVMRSALECCHKGWGTSVIVGVAASGQEISTRPFQLVTGRVWKGTAFGGFKSRSQVPWLVDKYMKKEIKVDEYITHNLTLGEINKAFDLMHEGGCLRCVLSTQV; encoded by the exons atGGCTACTCAGGGTCAGGTTATCACCTGCAAAG CTGCTGTTGCGTGGGAGCCCACTAAGCCATTGGTCATAGAGGATGTGCAGGTAGCTCCGCCTCAGGCCGGTGAGGTCCGAGTCCAGATTCTCTTCACTGCTCTTTGCCATACCGACGCTTACACTTGGAGTGGAAAG GATCCCGAGGGCCTTTTCCCTTGTATCCTTGGTCATGAGGCTGCAGG GATTGTAGAAAGTGTTGGTGAAGGCGTGACTGAGGTTCAGCCGGGTGATCATGTCATCCCTTGTTACCAGGCAGAATGCAGAGAATGCAAATTTTGCAGATCAGGGAAGACAAATCTTTGTGGCAAGGTTCGTGCAGCTACAGGTGTTGGAATCATGATGAATGATCGTAAGAGTCGGTTCTCTATAAATGGAAAGCCTATTTACCATTTCATGGGAACCTCAACATTCAGCCAGTACACAGTTGTACATGATGTTAGTGTTGCAAAGATTGATCCCCAAGCTCCTTTGGAGAAAGTTTGTCTTCTTGGCTGTGGTGTTCCTACTG GCCTTGGGGCAGTTTGGAACGCTGCAAAAGTAGAAGCTGGGTCTATTGTTGCTATCTTTGGCCTTGGAACAGTTGGTCTTGCA GTTGCTGAGGGAGCAAAAGTAGCTGGTGCTTCACGAATAATTGGAATAGATATTGACAGCAAGAAGTTTGATAGAG CAAAGAATTTCGGAGTAACTGAATTTGTGAATCCAAAGGACCATGATAAACCAATCCAGCAAGTCATCATTGATCTCACGGATGGTGGTGTTGACTACAGTTTTGAGTGTATTGGAAATGTTTCTGTGATGAGGTCTGCTTTGGAATGTTGTCACAAG GGCTGGGGGACCTCGGTTATTGTTGGTGTTGCAGCATCAGGTCAGGAGATATCCACTCGTCCTTTCCAGTTGGTGACTGGCCGTGTTTGGAAAGGAACTGCTTTTGGTGGTTTCAAGAGCCGTTCACAGGTGCCTTGGCTTGTAGACAAATACATGAAAAAG GaaattaaggtggatgagtacaTCACCCATAATTTGACTCTTGGGGAGATCAACAAGGCATTTGATCTGATGCATGAAGGGGGTTGCCTCCGGTGTGTGCTTAGTACCCAAGTGTAA
- the LOC131169745 gene encoding uncharacterized protein LOC131169745, with protein sequence MAENLRIVVEKNPSESKLNELNIKCWPKWGCSPGRYQLKFEAEETCYLLKGKVKVYPKGSSEIVEFGAGDLVTIPKGLSCTWDVSVAVDKYYKFESSSPPPPPPPPSSSSYSSSSSSS encoded by the exons ATGGCTGAAAACCTAAGAATCGTAGTTGAAAAGAATCCCTCAGAGTCCAAACTCAATGAATTAAACATCAAGTGCTGGCCCAA ATGGGGTTGCTCTCCAGGAAGATATCAGCTAAAATTTGAAGCAGAAGAGACATGCTATCTGTTGAAAGGGAAGGTGAAAGTATACCCAAAAGGGTCATCAGAAATTGTGGAGTTTGGTGCAGGAGATCTTGTAACTATACCTAAAGGACTCAGTTGCACTTGGGATGTTTCTGTTGCTGTCGATAAATACTACAAATTTGAGTCAtcttcaccaccaccaccaccgccaccaccttcttcttcttcgtattcttcttcatcttcctcttcATAG
- the LOC131169206 gene encoding uncharacterized protein LOC131169206 isoform X1: MNFNCENKEMTGRSLSHDRNSVQSHASSNSLRSGRNALCLLVRREICPKTKHVPKRQWGETSRWNANSSSLPKSEPARDAKRGLISWVEAESLQHLSAKYCPLVPPPRSTIAAAFSPDGRKLASTHGDHTVKIIDCQTGNCLKVLTGHRRTPWVVRFHPLQPEILASGSLDYEVRLWDANTSECIGSRDFYRPIASIAFHAEGELLAVASGHKLYIWHYNRRGEASSPAIVLKTKRSLRAVHFHPHAAPFLLTAEVNDLDSSDSTMARATSPGYLRYPPPAVFMTNVQSGDRVSLAAELPLMSLPFLFMPSFSMDDSRTDVNRHVGSSIIQVESSGSRQLQTDANAADNYDTSVSPMETFPAVPCSSYSSREGTVINSFPTGTRSGVADSTVDAMETDEMQPLGGNYTDPETSAGANSTVDGVSGNISVKQHSSEVGQLHQYLSTREPTWWELRFLQGWLMGQSQAGVPSVLPLNSGGRDYSSQFTGSSSTSYLSNYNMETAVATLAMPASTSLSGVSGRPGLQHNYSPFRFSGENTAAVNMQHDGADTQPIFNRIQSEIATSLAAAAAELPCTVKLRVWSHDMQNPCAPLNGERCRLTIPHAVLCSEMGAHFSPCGRYLAACVACMLPNMEADPGLQTLVQQDTGAATSPTRHPISARQVMYELRIYSLEEATFGSVLVSRAIRAAHCLTSIQFSPTSEHILLAYGRRHGSLLKSIVIDGETTSPIYTVLEVYRVSDMELVRVLPSAEDEVNVACFHPFAGGGLVYGTKEGKLRVLQYDGAHGVNCTGPNYSPEDNLAEES, encoded by the exons ATGAACTTCAATTGTGAAAACAAGGAAATGACGGGTCGTTCCTTATCGCATGATCGAAATTCTGTTCAATCCCATGCTTCTAGTAATTCGCTTCGAAG tGGTAGAAATGCTTTGTGTTTGTTAGTGCGGAGAGAGATTTGTCCCAAGACAAAGCATGTACCCAAAAGGCAGTGGGGAGAAACTTCTCGATGGAATGCTAATTCTTCGTCTCTGCCCAAAAGCGAACCGGCAAGAGATGCAAAACGTGGTCTTATTTCATG GGTTGAGGCTGAATCATTGCAGCATTTATCTGCCAAGTATTGCCCCCTAGTGCCTCCTCCAAGGTCAACTATTGCAGCAGCATTTAGTCCTGATGGGAGAAAACTTGCTTCTACTCA TGGTGATCACACTGTGAAGATAATTGATTGTCAAACTGGAAACTGCTTAAAGGTGTTGACTGGTCATCGGAGGACTCCTTGGGTG GTTAGGTTCCATCCATTGCAGCCTGAAATTCTTGCTAGTGGGAGCTTGGATTATGAGGTTCGCTTATGGGATGCAAACACATCAGAGTGTATAGGATCTCGTGATTTCT ATCGTCCTATTGCTTCCATTGCTTTCCATGCTGAAGGGGAATTGCTTGCAGTTGCATCAGGTCACAAG TTGTACATATGGCACTACAATAGGAGAGGGGAGGCTTCCTCACCAGCCATTGTATTGAAGACAAAGCGTTCTCTTCGAGCAGTGCATTTTCACCCACATGCTGCTCCGTTTCTCTTGACTGCTGAG GTCAATGATCTTGACTCTTCAGATTCCACGATGGCACGGGCAACATCTCCAGGCTACCTAAGATATCCTCCTCCTGCTGTTTTTATGACAAATGTTCAGTCTGGTGATCGTGTTAGTTTGGCTGCTGAACTACCTCTCATGTCGTTGCCTTTCTTATTCATGCCTTCATTCTCTATGGATGATAGTAGAACAGATGTAAATAGACATGTTGGTTCGAGCATAATACAAGTTGAATCATCTGGTTCAAGGCAATTGCAAACAGATGCAAATGCAGCTGATAACTATGATACTTCAGTTTCTCCCATGGAGACTTTCCCTGCAGTTCCTTGCAGTTCATATTCCAGTAGAGAAGGTACAGTAATTAATTCTTTTCCTACTGGAACGAGAAGTGGTGTTGCTGACTCCACAGTAGATGCCATGGAGACTGATGAAATGCAGCCTTTAGGAGGAAATTATACTGACCCAGAAACTTCTGCTGGTGCTAATAGTACAGTGGATGGAGTATCTGGAAATATTTCAGTTAAGCAGCATTCCTCAGAGGTTGGGCAACTTCATCAATACTTATCCACTAGAGAACCAACTTGGTGGGAGCTACGCTTTTTGCAAGGATGGTTAATGGGTCAAAGCCAAGCTGGTGTTCCATCAGTGCTTCCTCTTAACAGTGGTGGTCGTGACTATTCATCCCAGTTTACAGGTTCCTCctcaacatcttatctttctaatTACAATATGGAGACTGCAGTGGCTACTTTAGCAATGCCTGCCAGCACTAGCCTATCTGGGGTTTCTGGGAGACCCGGCTTGCAACATAACTATTCACCTTTCCGCTTTTCTGGGGAGAATACAGCAGCCGTGAACATGCAACATGATGGCGCTGATACTCAGCCCATATTTAATAGAATCCAGTCTGAAATTGCCACATCACTGGCAGCTGCTGCTGCAGAGTTACCTTGTACGGTAAAGCTCAGGGTTTGGTCACATGATATGCAAAATCCTTGTGCCCCACTCAATGGCGAAAGATGTCGTTTAACCATACCTCATGCTGTCCTATGTAG TGAGATGGGTGCTCATTTTTCACCTTGTGGAAGATACTTAGCTGCCTGTGTTGCTTGCATGCTTCCTAATATGGAAGCTGACCCTGGATTACAAACTTTAGTTCAACAAGATACTGGGGCTGCAACTTCCCCTACCCGACACCCAATCTCTGCACGCCAAGTTATGTATGAGCTTCGCATATATTCCCTGGAGGAGGCAAC TTTTGGTTCAGTTCTTGTATCCCGAGCAATCAGAGCTGCTCATTGTTTGACTTCTATCCAG TTTTCACCCACTTCTGAGCATATATTGTTGGCTTACGGCCGACGTCATGGATCCCTTCTTAAAAGCATCGTTATTGATGGGGAAACAACATCTCCTATTTACACAGTTTTAGAG GTTTACAGAGTTTCAGATATGGAACTGGTGAGAGTTCTTCCTAGTGCAGAGGACGAGGTCAATGTTGCTTGCTTTCATCCTTTTGCTGGGGGAGGTCTTGTTTATGGAACTAAG GAAGGGAAACTTAGGGTCCTCCAATATGATGGTGCTCATGGTGTGAATTGCACTGGACCAAATTATTCTCCAGAAGATAACTTGGCTGAG GAATCTTGA
- the LOC131169206 gene encoding uncharacterized protein LOC131169206 isoform X2 — translation MNFNCENKEMTGRSLSHDRNSVQSHASSNSLRSGRNALCLLVRREICPKTKHVPKRQWGETSRWNANSSSLPKSEPARDAKRGLISWVEAESLQHLSAKYCPLVPPPRSTIAAAFSPDGRKLASTHGDHTVKIIDCQTGNCLKVLTGHRRTPWVVRFHPLQPEILASGSLDYEVRLWDANTSECIGSRDFYRPIASIAFHAEGELLAVASGHKLYIWHYNRRGEASSPAIVLKTKRSLRAVHFHPHAAPFLLTAEVNDLDSSDSTMARATSPGYLRYPPPAVFMTNVQSGDRVSLAAELPLMSLPFLFMPSFSMDDSRTDVNRHVGSSIIQVESSGSRQLQTDANAADNYDTSVSPMETFPAVPCSSYSSREGTVINSFPTGTRSGVADSTVDAMETDEMQPLGGNYTDPETSAGANSTVDGVSGNISVKQHSSEVGQLHQYLSTREPTWWELRFLQGWLMGQSQAGVPSVLPLNSGGRDYSSQFTGSSSTSYLSNYNMETAVATLAMPASTSLSGVSGRPGLQHNYSPFRFSGENTAAVNMQHDGADTQPIFNRIQSEIATSLAAAAAELPCTVKLRVWSHDMQNPCAPLNGERCRLTIPHAVLCSEMGAHFSPCGRYLAACVACMLPNMEADPGLQTLVQQDTGAATSPTRHPISARQVMYELRIYSLEEATFGSVLVSRAIRAAHCLTSIQFSPTSEHILLAYGRRHGSLLKSIVIDGETTSPIYTVLEVYRVSDMELVRVLPSAEDEVNVACFHPFAGGGLVYGTKEGKLRVLQYDGAHGVNCTGPNYSPEDNLAEVQTYAVEG, via the exons ATGAACTTCAATTGTGAAAACAAGGAAATGACGGGTCGTTCCTTATCGCATGATCGAAATTCTGTTCAATCCCATGCTTCTAGTAATTCGCTTCGAAG tGGTAGAAATGCTTTGTGTTTGTTAGTGCGGAGAGAGATTTGTCCCAAGACAAAGCATGTACCCAAAAGGCAGTGGGGAGAAACTTCTCGATGGAATGCTAATTCTTCGTCTCTGCCCAAAAGCGAACCGGCAAGAGATGCAAAACGTGGTCTTATTTCATG GGTTGAGGCTGAATCATTGCAGCATTTATCTGCCAAGTATTGCCCCCTAGTGCCTCCTCCAAGGTCAACTATTGCAGCAGCATTTAGTCCTGATGGGAGAAAACTTGCTTCTACTCA TGGTGATCACACTGTGAAGATAATTGATTGTCAAACTGGAAACTGCTTAAAGGTGTTGACTGGTCATCGGAGGACTCCTTGGGTG GTTAGGTTCCATCCATTGCAGCCTGAAATTCTTGCTAGTGGGAGCTTGGATTATGAGGTTCGCTTATGGGATGCAAACACATCAGAGTGTATAGGATCTCGTGATTTCT ATCGTCCTATTGCTTCCATTGCTTTCCATGCTGAAGGGGAATTGCTTGCAGTTGCATCAGGTCACAAG TTGTACATATGGCACTACAATAGGAGAGGGGAGGCTTCCTCACCAGCCATTGTATTGAAGACAAAGCGTTCTCTTCGAGCAGTGCATTTTCACCCACATGCTGCTCCGTTTCTCTTGACTGCTGAG GTCAATGATCTTGACTCTTCAGATTCCACGATGGCACGGGCAACATCTCCAGGCTACCTAAGATATCCTCCTCCTGCTGTTTTTATGACAAATGTTCAGTCTGGTGATCGTGTTAGTTTGGCTGCTGAACTACCTCTCATGTCGTTGCCTTTCTTATTCATGCCTTCATTCTCTATGGATGATAGTAGAACAGATGTAAATAGACATGTTGGTTCGAGCATAATACAAGTTGAATCATCTGGTTCAAGGCAATTGCAAACAGATGCAAATGCAGCTGATAACTATGATACTTCAGTTTCTCCCATGGAGACTTTCCCTGCAGTTCCTTGCAGTTCATATTCCAGTAGAGAAGGTACAGTAATTAATTCTTTTCCTACTGGAACGAGAAGTGGTGTTGCTGACTCCACAGTAGATGCCATGGAGACTGATGAAATGCAGCCTTTAGGAGGAAATTATACTGACCCAGAAACTTCTGCTGGTGCTAATAGTACAGTGGATGGAGTATCTGGAAATATTTCAGTTAAGCAGCATTCCTCAGAGGTTGGGCAACTTCATCAATACTTATCCACTAGAGAACCAACTTGGTGGGAGCTACGCTTTTTGCAAGGATGGTTAATGGGTCAAAGCCAAGCTGGTGTTCCATCAGTGCTTCCTCTTAACAGTGGTGGTCGTGACTATTCATCCCAGTTTACAGGTTCCTCctcaacatcttatctttctaatTACAATATGGAGACTGCAGTGGCTACTTTAGCAATGCCTGCCAGCACTAGCCTATCTGGGGTTTCTGGGAGACCCGGCTTGCAACATAACTATTCACCTTTCCGCTTTTCTGGGGAGAATACAGCAGCCGTGAACATGCAACATGATGGCGCTGATACTCAGCCCATATTTAATAGAATCCAGTCTGAAATTGCCACATCACTGGCAGCTGCTGCTGCAGAGTTACCTTGTACGGTAAAGCTCAGGGTTTGGTCACATGATATGCAAAATCCTTGTGCCCCACTCAATGGCGAAAGATGTCGTTTAACCATACCTCATGCTGTCCTATGTAG TGAGATGGGTGCTCATTTTTCACCTTGTGGAAGATACTTAGCTGCCTGTGTTGCTTGCATGCTTCCTAATATGGAAGCTGACCCTGGATTACAAACTTTAGTTCAACAAGATACTGGGGCTGCAACTTCCCCTACCCGACACCCAATCTCTGCACGCCAAGTTATGTATGAGCTTCGCATATATTCCCTGGAGGAGGCAAC TTTTGGTTCAGTTCTTGTATCCCGAGCAATCAGAGCTGCTCATTGTTTGACTTCTATCCAG TTTTCACCCACTTCTGAGCATATATTGTTGGCTTACGGCCGACGTCATGGATCCCTTCTTAAAAGCATCGTTATTGATGGGGAAACAACATCTCCTATTTACACAGTTTTAGAG GTTTACAGAGTTTCAGATATGGAACTGGTGAGAGTTCTTCCTAGTGCAGAGGACGAGGTCAATGTTGCTTGCTTTCATCCTTTTGCTGGGGGAGGTCTTGTTTATGGAACTAAG GAAGGGAAACTTAGGGTCCTCCAATATGATGGTGCTCATGGTGTGAATTGCACTGGACCAAATTATTCTCCAGAAGATAACTTGGCTGAG GTTCAGACATATGCAGTGGAGGGTTAG